The region TGCATGACGACGTCGTGCGCTGGTACCGCAGCACGGCCCGCTAGGGACCGACGCTTCGGTTTGAAGACGCGCCCGGCTGGCCCTCCAGCCGGGCGTTTTTCATTGGTCAGGCGTGGTGACCGTCAGCCCGTCGCGGCGCAGGCGGTCCAGCACGCCGTTCTGGCTGACCAGCGAGCGCAGGCTCATCACCGCCACGCTGTGCCCCGGCGTCTTCAGCGCCGCGGCGATGGCCGCGGCCTGGGCGGCGTTGGCCTGGTTCACCTGATCGGCCATGCCCGGCAGGCCGTTGATGCACAGGTCATAGCTGCGCCGGCCGTCCAGGGCGGCGCGCACATTCCCCTCCGCCCAGGCGCGGGCCGTGGCCTGGAACACCACCGGCCCGGCCTCGACTTCCTCCAGCGCCACGTCCAGGCAGGTCAGGCCCGCCGACTCGGGCGCCGCCAGAACCGCCCGTCCCAGGACCACCGCCTCATAGGTGGCCGCCCGACCGGCCTTCACTCGAGCCTTCTTGGCCGCCTTGCCGATGGCCTTGTGCGGCTCGGCCGGGTCGATCCTCATGGCCTTGCGGTTGTCCGACAGCAGCATCAGAGCGCCGGCCACCGGCCGCCATTCCAGATACCGCTCGCCCTTCGTGCCCAGACGCACGGCGGCGTCCTCGACCCGCGCCTGCAGCGGCGGCGGCAGGGGCTGCACGTCCCGCCGCGCCTGCTTGCGCAGGGCTAGCAAACCGCCGATGTCGCCAAGGCCCGCCGTGGCCGCGGCCGGGAGGATCAGGCGGTTGGCGCCGTCCAACCTGCGTTTCAGGATCGTCTGGTCCCAGGCCAGCCCCCTGGGCAAGGCGCTAGGCGCGCCCAGCACATAGACCGTGCTGTCGCTATCGGTGACCTTCCACCAGGCCGGACCGGGCAGGCGCGCCTCGACGATAAGCTCGTCCAGCAGGATGGCTTCGGGATCGATCAGTTCCTGGGCGTGGCTGATAGCCGGCGCCAAGCAGAGGGCCATCGCCAGGCCCGCAATCAATCGACGCATTGATCGGTCTCCACGACGCCCCCGCCCCGGAATCGACCTATATTGATCAGCTTGGAACGAGCTTGACCATGCCCATCCGCCGCCTCCCGCCCGAGACCGTCAACCGCATCGCCGCCGGCGAGGTGGTCGAACGCCCGGCCAGCGCCATCAAGGAGCTGGTCGAGAACGCCCTCGACGCCGGCGCCACGCGGGTCGAGGTCGAGGCTCACGGCGGCGGCCTGACCCGTATCCTGGTGGCCGACGACGGCTGCGGCCTGTCGCCGGACGAGCTGCTGCTGGCGGTCGAGCGCCACGCCACCTCCAAGCTGTCGCCGCAGGAAGACGGCACCTGGGATCTGCTGCGCATCGCCACCTTGGGTTTCCGGGGCGAGGCCCTGCCCTCCATCGGTTCGGTCGCCCGCCTGTCGATCTCCTCCCGCGCAAAGGGAGCGTCCGACGCCCACAGCCTGCTGGTCGAGGGCGGCGCCATGGGCCAGCCGGCCCCCGCCGCCTTCCCCGGCCCGCACGGCGCCCGGGTCGAGGTCCGCGACCTGTTCTACGCCACCCCCGCCCGGCTGAAGTTCATGAAGTCCGAGCGTTCGGAAGCCATGGCCATCGCCGAGGAGATCAAGCGCCAGGCCATGGCGCACGAGGCCGTCGGCTTCACCCTCGACCTCGACGGCAAGCGCGTCCTGCGCCTGTCGGCCGAGCATCCGGGACCGGACGGCCGGCTGGCCCGCCTCGCCGCCGTCCTGGGCCGCGACTTCCAGGACAACGCCATCCTGATCGACCAGGAGCGTGACGGCGTGCGCCTGACCGGTTTCGCCGGCCTGCCCACCTATTCGCGCGGCAACGCCGCCCACCAGTACCTGTTCGTCAACGGCCGCCCGGTCCGTGACCGGCTGCTGCAAGGGGCTTTGCGGGCGGCCTATGCCGACTATCTGGCCCGCGACCGCCATCCGACGGCGGCGCTCTATCTGGAGCTCGACCCGACCCAGGTGGACGTCAACGTCCATCCCGCCAAGGCCGAAGTGCGGTTCCGCGATCCCGCCCTGGTGCGCGGTCTGCTGATCGGCGCCCTGCGCCACAGCCTCGCCGCCGCCGGCCACCGTGCCTCGACCACCGTCGCGGCCGCGGCCCTGGGCGGCTTCCGGCCCCAGGGCGGCCCATCCCCCGCCGGCTTCTCGGCCTGGAGCGCCGGGGGCTGGACGCCTTCAGCCCCCCAGCCTCACACTGGCGTCCTGCCGGGCCTGACCCAGGTGTCCGCCCGGGTCGAGCCCAGCTTTGGCGAGGTGCTTGAACAGGCCGTCGCCTACGCAGATCATTCTCCCGCGTCCCAGCCCGGCTATGTCGATCCCATCGACCACCCGCTCGGCGCCGCGCGGGCGCAACTTCACGAGACCTACGTCGTCGCCCAGACCCGCGACGGCATCATCATCGTCGACCAGCACGCGGCCCACGAGCGCCTGGTCTATGAGCGGATGAAGGTCGAGATGGCCGGCGGCGGCGTCGCGCGCCAGGCCCTGCTGCTGCCGGAGGTGGTGGAACTCGATCCTGCCGAGGCCGAGCGCGTGGTCGCCAAGGCCGACGAGCTGGCCGAGATGGGCCTGATCGTCGAGGGCTTCGGCCCCGGCGCGGTGCTGGTGCGCGAGACCCCAGCCCTGCTGGGCGAGACGGACGCCGGCGCCCTGATCCGCGACATCGCCGATGACCTGTCGGAGAATGGCCAGGCCCTGGCCCTCAAGGAACGCATGGCCGAGGTCTGCGGCACCATGGCCTGCCACGGCTCCATCCGGGCCGGCCGCCGCTTGACCGGCGCCGAGATGAACGCCCTCCTGCGCCAGATGGAGGCCACCCCGCATTCCGGTCAGTGCAACCACGGCCGCCCCACCTATGTGGAGCTGAAACTGGCCGACATCGAGCGGCTGTTCGGAAGACGCTGACCCCTTTTCTCCTGCCCTGTAGCGAAGCGTACGGGGCAGGAGAAGCGGCCAGCACGAGCGCTCCGCCGACGCCGTGGTGCTGACCTGGGACGACTGATCTGCTAGGCTGAAGCCTCCTAACCGAGGATGCCGATGTCTTCCGCCCAAGAGGCCTGGGCCTAAGGGACTGTCCGCCGAAAGGCCTGACGGTCCCGCGAGCCCCCTGACCGCCCGTCGCTGATCTCAGCGGCGCGATCCGTCATGCCTCTTCGGAAGACCTCAAGTGAACATCTCCAAACCGCAGCAAAGGACGCTGCACGCGCTCGCACAAGGCGGGCGCATCCAACTCGTGCGCGACGACCGTGGCGCCATCATCGACGCCGAATGCCTCAGCCATGAGGGATGGCGCCTGGGCGACTGCAACCTCGGCGTCTTCAAGACCCTGAAAAAACGTGGCCTGATCGCCAGCCACCGCGGCCAGCCCTATCGCATCACCCGAGAAGGTCTGCACAGGCTGCGCTCGCAGCTCGACAACCGGGTTTCGGCCAAGCGCTGGTGACGACCCGCCCGCCGACGGTCCAAGCTGTCGGCGGGCGACGCCCTCAAAAGGGGATCGGCGTTCCGTCCCAGGCGATCAGGCGGCCGCTGCTTTGCGCATCCGTCCCATCGATCACCTCCAGCAGACGCGCGGCGCTGTAAGCGGGGGTGAACAGCTTCTCCGCCGCTACGCCCGACTGGAACGGCCGGCTCAGGCCCGTGTCCACCGTACCCGGATGCAGGGCCAGCAGCACCGCGTCGGGCCGCAGGCGCGCGGTCTCCACCGCCATCGTCCGGATCAGTTGGTTCAGCGCGGCCTTCGACGCGCGATAGGCGTGCCACCCGCCAAGCCGGTTATCCTCGATGCTCCCCACCCGCGCCGACAGGGCGGCGAAAACGCTCTTTCCGGTTTTCGGCAGCAGGGGAAGGAAATGCTTGGCCGCCAGGGCGGGACCGATCGCATTGACCTGGAACGCCTTGGCCAGCATCTGCGGATCAAGGGCGCGGAAGGTCTTCTCCGGCGTCAGCCCCTCGCCCTGCAGAAGGCCGCTGGCGATGAAGACCAGGCGGATGGGGATATCGTCGTCGGCCAGGCGGGCGGCCGCGGCGGCGATGCTGGCCTCGTCCTCAAGGTCGATCCGGTCCTCGGCTCTGGCGGCCGAGCGTGACAGGCGCACGACCTCCAGCCCGCTGGCCTCGATCAACTCGGCCACGGCCCCGCCGATCCCGCCGGAGGCCCCGACCACCACCGCTCGCCCGGGTCGTGGAAGGCTGGCCAGGGCCGTCATCAGATCACCCGCAGAAAGAACACCTTGGCCGCGCCGTACTTGCGCTCGTCCAGCAGCTCGAAGCCATCCACCGAAGGGGCCGGCTCGTCGTCGCCCTTCTCCAACATGGCCACGGCGCCGGGCGCCAGCCAGCCCCCGGACAGCAGGCCGGCCAAGGCTTTCTCGCCCAGCCCCTTGCGATACGGCGGGTCGAGGAAGGCCAGTTCGAACGGCGCTCCGGCGCTGGCCGGGCGCTGGCCCAGGTCCGTGGCGTCGCGACGATGCACGCGGGTGTTCCCGAACAGGCCGAAGGCGTCGACGTTCTCGCGGATCGCGCCGCGCGCCGCCTCATCCGTCTCCACGAACAGGCAGAAGGCCGCCCCGCGCGAGATGGCTTCAAAGCCCAAAGCGCCCGAGCCTGCGAACACATCGATCACCCGCAGGTCGCGCACCCCCGGCGACCAGTCGGCATGCTCCAGGATGTTGAACACCGCCTGCCGTGCGCGATCGGAAGTCGGCCGCGTGGCCGAGCCTTCCGGCGCGGATATGGCCTTGCCGCGAAAGGTCCCCGAGACGATCCGCATGCCCTAGCCCTTCTTCGGCCCCGGCCGCTTGGGGCCGTCAGGCTTTTTGGGCGCGTGGCTCGGCTTCTTTTTCGGCTTGGCCCAGCCGGCCTTGTAGACCGGCTTGTCGGCGGCGGCGTCCGCCGCTGCGCCTGGGCGGGGCTTGCGGGACTTGTCGGCGCGGCGCGGGTCGCTGGTCTCCAGGCCCGGCGCCCGGAACGGCTTCTTGAAGCCCCCCGCCTTCACACCAGGACGGGCGGCGGGGCCGCGCGGACGCTCATCCTCGTCGCGAGGGCGGCGGGGCACGAAGTCGCGACCGCCCGGCTTGCGGGGGCCGTCGTCGCGGCGGTCATCGGCGCGCGGCGGACCGCGACGGCTGTCCTTGCGGTCATCCCGCTTTTCCGGCCCAGGGGCGCGACGCTCGAACTTGCCGCCGCCGCGACGGGGGGCGGGCTCGTCCGCCTCGACCACCGCGCCGGAGCCGCGATAGGCCGGCCGGTCGCCCAGGGGCATGGAGCCCGGCGTGATGTGCTCGGCCAGCAGTTCGCGGATCACCCGGGGCCCGACCTCCTCCACCTCGCCCGGCGCCAGCGTGCCCAGCGAGAACGGGCCATAGGCCAGGCGGATCAGGCGGTTGACCTTCAGGTCCAGGGCTTCCAGCACCCGGCGCACTTCGCGGTTCTTGCCCTCGGCCAGGGTCACCGTGATCCAGACGTTGCGGCCGAAGTTGTCGGGGCCCTTGGCCTTGTCCAGGCTGGCCTCGATGGGGCCGTACTTCACGCCCTCGACGGTGATGCCGTTCTTCAGGCGGTCCAGCTTCTCTTGCGTCGTGTGGCCGAAGGCGCGGGCGCGGTAGCGGCGCGGCCAGCCGCTGGACGGCAGTTCCAGCGCGCGGGTCAGGCCGCCGTCATTGGTCAGCAGCAGCAGGCCCTCGGAATTCAGATCCAGACGCCCGACCGAGATCACCCGCCCGATCTCCTTGGGCAGGGCCTGGAACACCGTCGGCCGCCCCTTGGGGTCGTTGTGGGTGGTCACCAGGCCGACCGGCTTGTGATAGCGGAACACGCGGGTGGGTTCGGCCGAGCCGACCACCACGCCGTCGACGGTCAGGATGTCTTTGTCGCCGACCTTGACGGCCGGATGGGTCAGAACAATCCCGTTCAGGGCCACGCGGCCGGCCTCGACCAGGCGCTCGACCTCGCGGCGCGAGGCCACGCCCGCGCGGGCCAGGGCCTTGGCGATCCGCTCGCCGCCGGCGTCGCCGCCTTGACCGCTGGCGGCCTCGTCCTTCAGGTGGGGGTCGTAAGTCTTCTTGTTCATGTCGTCCTGCTTTGGGCCGGGCGCATCTCACGATGGGCCGTAAAGTCGCAAATGCGCAAAGAACCGCCTGACGATCAAGTCGCCCTGCACGACGCCATGGCCCTTGCGCTGGAACAGGCGCGGGCCGCCGCCGAGCGTGGGGAGACCCCCGTGGGCGCCGTGATCCTCGATCCGGCCACGGGCGAGATCGTCGCCGCCGCCGGCAACGGCCCCATCGGCGCCCACGACCCCACCGCCCACGCCGAGATCGCCGCCATGCGCATCGCGGCGCAAAAGCTTGGCAACTATCGCCTCACCGGCCTGACCCTGGTGGTGACGCTGGAGCCTTGCGCCATGTGCGCCGGCGCCATCAGCCATGCCCGCATCGGCCGCGTGGTCTATGGCGCCGATGATCCCAAGGGCGGAGCCGTGGCCCATGGTCCGAAGTTCTTCGAACAGCCCACCTGCCACTGGCGGCCAAGCGTCGACGCCGGGATAATGGCGGACGACAGCGCCGACCTGCTGCGCGGCTTCTTCAAGGCTCGCCGGAAAACCAAGGGAGATGCAGCGTGAAGGCCCTGACCTTGATCACCCTGCTAGCCAGCGCACCAGCCGTTCAGCCCGTTGAGGAGCTGTCCTGGCTGGTCGGAAGCTGGACGCAGAAGACCGCCGAGCGGGATGTCGTCGAGACCTGGGAGCCGCTCGCCAGCGGCGTCATGAAAGGCGTGAGCGTCACCAAGCGGCCGAACCGGCCCGACTTCGTCGAGACCACGACGATCACCACCGAAGCCGCGGGCCCGACCTTCACCGCCACCATCCCCGGCCAGGCGCCGACGGCCTTCGTCCGCCTGCCCGGCCCGCCGGGCGAGGCTGTGTTCGAGAACAAGGCCCACGACTTCCCGCAACGCGTCATCTACCGCCGCTGCGACGAGGACCTCTGCGCTGCGATCGAGGGGACCGTGAAGGGCGAACCCCGGCGCTCTGAGTGGCGGTACCGGCGGATGCGGTAGGCCCCTTGCGTGCTTCGAGACGCGCTTATGCGCTCCTCAGCATGGCGAGCCCTTTAGCCAACTGAATCCGTCATCCTGAGGAGGCCAGAGGTCGTCTCGAAGGACGCACCGCCCCCTCAGACGAAATCCTCGCTCAGCCGGAAATCCAGCCGCTGCTTGACGCCCGGCCAGTCGTAGTCGGTGATCGAGAACACCGCCGTATCCCGCACGTGGCCGGTCCAGGTGATCTTGTGGTTGCGCAGCACGCCTTCCTTGCTGGCGCCCAACTTCAGCACCGCGGCCTGGCTGCGGGCGTTGCGCACGTCGACCATGAACTCGATGCGGATGGCCCCGGCCTCGAAGGCGTGGGTCAGCATCAGGCGTTTGACTTCCGGGTTCACCGGGCCGGACCGGGCGTCGGGGTGCAGGAAGGTGGCCCCCACCTCCAACCCGCTATGGGCGGGGCGCATGTTCAGGTAGCTGGACGTGCCGACCACCTTGCCGTCCTCCAGCCGCCGGATGGCGTAGGCGATGCGCTCGCCGCGATCGGTCTCGGCCTGGAGGGCGCCCCACCAGTCGTCAAAGCCTTCGCCGCAGCCATTGGTCGACATGATCTCCCAGGCTTCGGGATCGCAATCGACGGCCCCGCGCAGTTCGTCGCGCAGTTCCGGGGTGACGGGTTCGAGCCGCACATAGCGGCCCTCGAGGGGGGTGGCTCTCAGATGCATGCGCCCAATCTGCCGTTCCACCCGGGAGTCGGCAAGGCGGCGCTTGCCGCACGCGTCAACTCGTGCAAAATACGATCAAACAAGCGTTTGAACTATAAGGGATGGGCCGCGCCATGGATTTTGACATCTCCCCCAAGCAACGGATGTTTCTGGACCGCGTGGTCGCCTTCATGGACGAGCACATCCGCCCCGCCGTGCCGGAATACGAGCGCGAGATGAACGTCCTGGGCGACGAGCGCTGGAAAGTCGTTCAGGTCGTCGAGGAGCTTAAGAAGAAGGCGAAGGCCGCCGGCCTGTGGAACTTCTTCATGCCGCCGCACAGCGGCCAGACCCATGTGGATGACACCTTCCAGTTCGAGGGCGTGCAGCTCACCAACCTGGAATACAGCCTGATCGCCGAACAACTGGGCAAGATCGGCTTCGCCTCGGAGGTCTTCAACTGCTCGGCGCCCGACACCGGCAACATGGAAGTGCTGATGCGCTACGGCACGCTGGAGCAGAAGGAGCGCTGGCTGCGCCCGCTGATGAACGGCGAGATTCGCAGCGCCTTCCTGATGACCGAGCCGGAGGTGGCCTCGTCGGACGCCACCAACATCGAGACCCGCATCGAACGCGATGGCGACCACTACGTCATCAACGGCCGCAAGTGGTGGTCCTCTGGCGTGGGCGATCCGCGCTGCAAGGTCGCCATCGTCATGGGCAAGACCGATCCCGACAACCCCAGCCGCCACCAGCAGCAGAGCCAGGTCCTGGTTCCCCTGGACGCGCCGGGCATCGAGATCGTCCGCATGCTGCCGGTGTTCGGCTATGACGACGCCCCGCACGGCCACGCCGAAGTGATCCTCAAGAACGTCCGCGTGCCGGTCGAGGAAGCGCTTATCCTCGGCGAGGGTCGCGGCTTCGAGATCGCCCAGGGGCGGCTTGGCCCAGGCCGCATCCACCACTGCATGCGCACCATCGGCACGGCGGAAGTCGCGCTGGAAAAGATGTGCAAGCGCCTGATGAGCCGCAAGGCGTTCGGCAAGTACATCTCCGACCATTCGGTCTGGGAGGAGCGCATCGCCGACGCCCGCATCGACATCGAGATGTGCCGCCTGCTGTGCCTCAAGGCCGCCGACATGATGGACAAGGCCGGCAACAAGTCGGCCCGTCTGGAGATCGCCATGATCAAGGTCGCGGCCCCGCGCCTGGCCCTGAAGATCATCGACGACGCCATCCAGGCCCACGGCGGCGGCGGCGTGACCACCGACTTCGGCCTGGCCAAGGCCTATGCCGGCATCCGCACCCTGCGCCTGGCCGACGGCCCGGATGAGGTCCACCAACGCACCATCGCCCGTATGGAGTACTCGAAGTACGGCGATCTGGCCGCCCGCAGGCGCGCCGAAAAGGACCGCGACCTGGAAGTGGCGGGAATTCGGTAGGGCCAAGGTCTTCCCCCGCTGGGGGAGGGGGACCACGAAGTGGTGGAGGGGGCTTGCTGACTCAGCAGGCCCCCTCCGTCCTTTCAGGACACCTCCCCCAGTGGGGGAGGACCTGGATCAAACCATCAATCCCCGCGTCAGCAGAATCTTGCCGTAGCTCCAGAACGGCGAGGCTAAGCTGGCGGCCATCAGCAGGGCCAGCAGCACGCCGGTCTGCCGGCCGGGCGTCCTGTTCAGCAGGCTCGACGCCGCGCCGCCGAACCACAGGGCCGAAAGCCCGATGGAAAGGGCCGCCCCGGCCAGGGGCGCATAGCCCAGCAGGGCCGCCGCCACCGCGTGGGCCGCCACCAGGGCTCCGCCCACCGCCCGCGCCTGAGCCAGGCCCGCGGTCTCGGACTCCCGCAGCAGACCGATCCGCTTCATGGCGCCGTCCGGACTGGCCAGCAGATATCCGCCCATGGCGCCGCCGATCATGCAGGCGAGAATGGCGAGGACGGTCGAAAGGGTGTGGGAAGCCATGGGGAGAGCTTACTCCGCTCCGTGATGGACCGCCTCGATATTGTGGCCGTCCGCGTCGATGACGAACGCGCCATAATAATTGGGGTGATAGTGCGGCCTCAGGCCCGGCGCGCCGTTGTCCTTGGCGCCCGCCGCCAGCGCCGTCTCGTAGAACGCATCGACCTGAGCCCGGCTTTGCGCCGAAAACGCCACGTGCAGGCCCAGGTTTGGCTTGTCCATGCCGTCTCCCTGCGCCAGCCAGAAGTGCGCCCGCGGGCCGCCCCCAGGGGCCGCCGGGGCCGGCCGGCCATAGCCGCAGAAGGCGACGCTTCCGCTCTGCTCGGCGGTCACGTCCATCAGCGGCACGACGCCGATCGACGCCAGAACACGATCATAAAACACCCTCGCCGTCTTATAATCGACAACCTTGAACCCTAGATGGTCGAGCATTGCGGTGACCTCCCGTATGGACCGCAAACCTAGGACAGATCGGCTGCGGCGTCTTGACTCCATGCGCCGTACAACCTACCTCCCCGGCACGTTGGCACTCAGGGCGGGCGACTGCTAACAGCCCTGCTCGCCAGCGATAAAAACACCAACCCGTAACGCTACGGAGACTCCAGATGAAGTTTCGTCCTCTTGGCGACCGCGTGCTCGTGAAGCGCGTCGAAGAAGAAGAGAAGACCAAGGGCGGGATCATCATCCCCGACACCGCCAAGGAAAAGCCGCAGGAAGGCGAAGTCATCGCCGTCGGCCCCGGCGCCCGCAACGACAAGGGCGATCTGGTCGCCCTGGACGTGAAGGCCGGCGACCGCATCCTGTTCGGCAAGTGGTCCGGCACCGAAGTTAAGGTCGACGGTCAGGACCTCCTGATCATGAAGGAAAGCGACGTCCTGGGCGTGGTCGAGAAGTAAGCCTTCTCCCAACCCGGACCCGTTTGAACGAAATCCTCTTTTAGAAAGGCATCCATCATGGCCGCCAAAGACGTCTATTTCTCCTCCGACGCACGCGACAAGATGCTGCGCGGCGTCAACATCCTCGCCAACGCGGTGAAGGTGACCCTGGGCCCCAAGGGCCGCAACGTCGTGATCGAAAAGTCCTTCGGCGCCCCGCGCTCCACCAAGGACGGCGTGTCGGTCGCCAAGGAAATCGAACTGGCTGACCGCTTCGAGAACCTGGGCGCCCAGCTGATCCGCGAAGTCGCCTCCAAGACCAACGACAAGGCCGGCGACGGCACCACCACCGCCACCGTCCTGGCTCAAGCCATCTGCATCGAAGGCCTGAAGTCGGTCGCGGCCGGCATGAACCCGATGGACCTGAAGCGCGGCGTCGACAAGGCCGTGGCCGTGGTCGTCGAGAACATCAAGTCGTCCTCCAAGAAGGTCACGACCAACCAGGAAATCGCTCAGGTCGGCACCATCTCGGCCAACGGCGACAAGGAAGTGGGCGAGATGATCGCTCACGCCATGGAAAAGGTCGGCAACGAAGGCGTCATCACGGTCGAGGAAGCCAAGTCGCTCCAGACCGAACTGGACGTCGTCGAAGGCATGCAGTTCGACCGCGGCTACCTGTCGCCCTACTTCGTGACCAACGCCGACAAGATGGAAGTGCAGCTCGAAGAGCCGCTCATCCTGCTGTTCGAAAAGAAGCTCTCCTCGCTGCAGCCGCTGCTGCCGGTGCTGGAAGCCGTCGTTCAGTCGGGCCGTCCCCTGCTGATCATCGCTGAAGACGTCGAAGGCGAAGCCCTGGCCACCCTGGTGGTCAACAAGCTGCGCGGCGGCCTGCGCGTCGCGGCCGTCAAGGCTCCGGGCTTCGGCGATCGCCGCAAGGCCATGCTGGAAGACATCGCCATCCTGACGGGCGGCCAGGTCATCTCTGAAGACCTGGGCATCAAGCTGGAAAGCGTCTCGCTCGAAATGCTGGGCCGCGCCAAGAAGGTCACCATCACCAAGGACGACACCACGGTCGTGGACGGCCTGGGCGAAAAGGGCGGCATCGAAGCCCGCATCGGCCAGATCAAGAAGCAGATCGAGGACACCACCTCGGACTACGACAAGGAAAAGCTGCAAGAGCGTCTGGCCAAGCTGGCCGGCGGCGTTGCGGTGATCCGCGTCGGCGGCGCCACCGAAGTCGAAGTGAAGGAGCGTAAGGACCGCGTCGACGACGCGCTGAACGCCACCCGCGCCGCGGTTGAGGAAGGCATCGTCCCCGGCGGCGGCGTCGCCCTGCTGAAGGCTTCGAAGGCTCTGGACGGCCTGACCGGCGACAACGCCGACCAGACCGCCGGCATCGCCATCGTCCGTCGCGCCCTGCAGGCTCCGATCCGTCAGATCGCAGAGAACGCCGGCGTTGAAGGCTCGATCGTGGTCGGCAAGATCCTCGAGAACAACTCGGCCACCTTCGGCTTCAACGCCCAGACCGAACAGTATGTCGATCTGGTCGCCGACGGCGTCATCGACCCGGCCAAGGTTGTCCGCACCGCTCTGCAGGACGCCGCCTCGGTGTCGAGCCTGCTGATCACCACCGAAGCCGCCATCGTCGAAGCCCCCAAGAAGGCTTCGGCCGCTCCGGCCATGCCGGGCGGCGGCATGGGCGACATGGACTTCTAGTCCATTAAAGTCGCCCATCACTAAAGATGGTCAGATCGGCTCCGCCGATCTGACACGGCGACATGGACTTCTAGTCCACTAACCCAGCACCAAGTTGAAGGGCGGGGCCGCAAGGCTCCGCCCTTTTTCTTTGGGAAGTTATCCCCGCCCTTCCCAATCCGCTTAAGCTGTAGCCGTCTCCCCGCACGGGAGGGCGCGTGGCCACGTGTCGTCGTTGCGGGAAGACGCGGACTCCCCCTGGAGGCCGACGACGCCGGGTTTCCTGCTCATCGAAGGCGTCGATCGCAGCGTCCACGACAAGGATCCGCAGCGGAGCGCCAGACGTCTTTCCTGCAACTCCAACCCTACATCGAGCCGTTCGAACGCTCCGCAGCCCTCCCAACCTTCGCGGGTTTCCCCGCGAGGCGGCGAAGCCGTGCGTGCTTCGAGACGCGCTGTCGCGCTCCTCAGCATGACGAGCTTTGTTGCTTTACTGAATCCGTCATCCTGAGGAGGCCAAAGGCCGTCTCGAAGGACGCAGGGCAGCGCCCAAACCACGCACCCGGCTAGGCGCCGGGCCCTCGACCGCCTATCTCGGAAGGCATGAACGCATCCGTGAACGCCCCTTCCCTGCTGGACGCCGCCGGCGTCGATCTCAAGACCGCCGAGAGTATCCTGGGCGAAGCCCTCAAGGGGGCCGATGACGGCGAGCTGTTCATCGAGCGTTCCGAGAGCGAAAGCTTCGTCTTCGACGACGGGCGGCTGAAGACGGCGGCCTATGACGCGGGCGAGGGCTTTGGCCTTCGCGTGGTGGCGGGCGAGACCGCCGGCTACGCCCATTCCTCCGAAATCTCCGAGGCCGCCATCCGCCGCGCCGCCGACAGCGCCAGTCTGGCGCGCCGTGGCTACAGCGGCGTCTCGGCCGAGGCGCCCCGCGCCACCAACGCCAAGCTGTATGGCGAGGACGATCCGGTCTCCAAGCCGGACTTCTCCGACAAGGTCGCCCTGCTGCAGGAGATCGACGCCTTCGCCCGCCAGCGCGATCCACGCGTGGTGCAGGTCATGGCCAGCCTGGCCGGCGAGCGCCGCGTGGTCGAGATCCTGCGCGCCGATGGCCGCCTGCTGCGCGACATCCGCCCCCTGGTGCGGGTCAACGTCCAGATCACCGTCGAGAAGGACGGCCGTCGTGAGACGGGCTCCTCCGGCGCCGGCGGCCGCGCCGGGTTCGAGGCCTGGATCAGCCCCGACAAGTGGCAGGAGCAGGTGGACGAAGCCTTGCGCCAGGCCATGGTCAACCTCGACGCCATCGCCTGTCCGGCGGGCGAGATGGACGTGGTGCTCGGCCCCGGCTGGAACGGCGTGCTGCTGCACGAAGCCGTCGGCCACGGGTTGGAGGGCGATTTCAACCGCAAGGGCATCAGCGCCTTCTCCGGCCGTATCGGCGAGCGCGTGG is a window of Caulobacter sp. NIBR2454 DNA encoding:
- a CDS encoding YjhX family toxin — its product is MNISKPQQRTLHALAQGGRIQLVRDDRGAIIDAECLSHEGWRLGDCNLGVFKTLKKRGLIASHRGQPYRITREGLHRLRSQLDNRVSAKRW
- a CDS encoding SDR family NAD(P)-dependent oxidoreductase — its product is MTALASLPRPGRAVVVGASGGIGGAVAELIEASGLEVVRLSRSAARAEDRIDLEDEASIAAAAARLADDDIPIRLVFIASGLLQGEGLTPEKTFRALDPQMLAKAFQVNAIGPALAAKHFLPLLPKTGKSVFAALSARVGSIEDNRLGGWHAYRASKAALNQLIRTMAVETARLRPDAVLLALHPGTVDTGLSRPFQSGVAAEKLFTPAYSAARLLEVIDGTDAQSSGRLIAWDGTPIPF
- a CDS encoding pseudouridine synthase; the protein is MNKKTYDPHLKDEAASGQGGDAGGERIAKALARAGVASRREVERLVEAGRVALNGIVLTHPAVKVGDKDILTVDGVVVGSAEPTRVFRYHKPVGLVTTHNDPKGRPTVFQALPKEIGRVISVGRLDLNSEGLLLLTNDGGLTRALELPSSGWPRRYRARAFGHTTQEKLDRLKNGITVEGVKYGPIEASLDKAKGPDNFGRNVWITVTLAEGKNREVRRVLEALDLKVNRLIRLAYGPFSLGTLAPGEVEEVGPRVIRELLAEHITPGSMPLGDRPAYRGSGAVVEADEPAPRRGGGKFERRAPGPEKRDDRKDSRRGPPRADDRRDDGPRKPGGRDFVPRRPRDEDERPRGPAARPGVKAGGFKKPFRAPGLETSDPRRADKSRKPRPGAAADAAADKPVYKAGWAKPKKKPSHAPKKPDGPKRPGPKKG
- the rsmD gene encoding 16S rRNA (guanine(966)-N(2))-methyltransferase RsmD is translated as MRIVSGTFRGKAISAPEGSATRPTSDRARQAVFNILEHADWSPGVRDLRVIDVFAGSGALGFEAISRGAAFCLFVETDEAARGAIRENVDAFGLFGNTRVHRRDATDLGQRPASAGAPFELAFLDPPYRKGLGEKALAGLLSGGWLAPGAVAMLEKGDDEPAPSVDGFELLDERKYGAAKVFFLRVI
- a CDS encoding TraB/GumN family protein, with amino-acid sequence MRRLIAGLAMALCLAPAISHAQELIDPEAILLDELIVEARLPGPAWWKVTDSDSTVYVLGAPSALPRGLAWDQTILKRRLDGANRLILPAAATAGLGDIGGLLALRKQARRDVQPLPPPLQARVEDAAVRLGTKGERYLEWRPVAGALMLLSDNRKAMRIDPAEPHKAIGKAAKKARVKAGRAATYEAVVLGRAVLAAPESAGLTCLDVALEEVEAGPVVFQATARAWAEGNVRAALDGRRSYDLCINGLPGMADQVNQANAAQAAAIAAALKTPGHSVAVMSLRSLVSQNGVLDRLRRDGLTVTTPDQ
- the mutL gene encoding DNA mismatch repair endonuclease MutL, with the protein product MPIRRLPPETVNRIAAGEVVERPASAIKELVENALDAGATRVEVEAHGGGLTRILVADDGCGLSPDELLLAVERHATSKLSPQEDGTWDLLRIATLGFRGEALPSIGSVARLSISSRAKGASDAHSLLVEGGAMGQPAPAAFPGPHGARVEVRDLFYATPARLKFMKSERSEAMAIAEEIKRQAMAHEAVGFTLDLDGKRVLRLSAEHPGPDGRLARLAAVLGRDFQDNAILIDQERDGVRLTGFAGLPTYSRGNAAHQYLFVNGRPVRDRLLQGALRAAYADYLARDRHPTAALYLELDPTQVDVNVHPAKAEVRFRDPALVRGLLIGALRHSLAAAGHRASTTVAAAALGGFRPQGGPSPAGFSAWSAGGWTPSAPQPHTGVLPGLTQVSARVEPSFGEVLEQAVAYADHSPASQPGYVDPIDHPLGAARAQLHETYVVAQTRDGIIIVDQHAAHERLVYERMKVEMAGGGVARQALLLPEVVELDPAEAERVVAKADELAEMGLIVEGFGPGAVLVRETPALLGETDAGALIRDIADDLSENGQALALKERMAEVCGTMACHGSIRAGRRLTGAEMNALLRQMEATPHSGQCNHGRPTYVELKLADIERLFGRR